In Gimesia panareensis, the genomic window CAACGGGCAATTTCCAGACGTCGCCGTTCTCCCCCTGAAAGTGTAGAAGCGATCTGCTTGCGTTTCGAAGTCAGTCCGAACTGGTCCAGCAGACGATCGACGGTCTCATGCCGCTGACGGCGATTCAGGTCGAGGAATTCCAGGATGGCGTAGATATTGTCTTCAATGGAGAGCTTGACGAACACGCTCTCATCCTGGGGCAGGTAGCCCATGCCTTTCCGCGCCCGTTTGTACATCGGCCAGGAAGTGACATCCTGATCTTCGAGGTACACGCGCCCCTTCGTGGGGGCGACCATCCCACAGGCCATCCGGAAGGTCGTCGTCTTGCCGGCCCCGTTGGGTCCCAGCAGACCCACGATTTCACCACGTTCCACGCAAAAATCGACGCCATCAACGGCTCGTTTTCCGGGATAATCTTTGACCAGACCGACACATTCCAGCAGTGGCATCGTACCCGTCCTCCTTGACGAAACTGCAACTCAAAAAGCGAAAGTGAGCGTATTCTAATACAAACGGGGATTTGGCTGAATAGTGATTTTCAGCTGCCTGCACTGTGTTCAGCAGATGCGTTTCATCCGGGTTCAGGAGATGCGTTTCATCCGTGCTCAGCGAATGCGTTTCATCCGGGAAAAATTGGGGTAGAAGGGAAACGACAGCTTCGCATAAGGATCCTTGGGATAGGTTCCGGGGGACGTCTGGTGATAGAAAAACTTCTTGAGTGGTCCCACATCCGGCGAATAGCCGCGGCCGTTATTCATAAACGGAATCCCATGTGGCCAGTAGATCATAAATGCTTTTCCTACCAGCGCGGATCGTGGAACAGCATGGCGGTGCTCCGCCCCCCGT contains:
- the lptB gene encoding LPS export ABC transporter ATP-binding protein, with the protein product MPLLECVGLVKDYPGKRAVDGVDFCVERGEIVGLLGPNGAGKTTTFRMACGMVAPTKGRVYLEDQDVTSWPMYKRARKGMGYLPQDESVFVKLSIEDNIYAILEFLDLNRRQRHETVDRLLDQFGLTSKRKQIASTLSGGERRRLEIARCLASSPELILLDEPFTGIDPVTIHDIQDIIADLRDSGISILLTDHRERETLTITDRSYIISAGQVLVSGDAETVLSDESAQALYFGKRFDKGSIIEGREAFGTRGYERDAA